A window of the Chiloscyllium plagiosum isolate BGI_BamShark_2017 chromosome 13, ASM401019v2, whole genome shotgun sequence genome harbors these coding sequences:
- the LOC122556282 gene encoding eotaxin-like translates to MQLKIALLLVLFCAVSVFSRSYRGPGIVSTNCCTKVSRKPIPFLITHYRMQPLLAPCVEAIIFYTVEKGPLCADPKARWVSRKIKETNGRMQSNSSQ, encoded by the exons ATGCAACTGAAAATTGCTCTGCTTCTTGtacttttctgtgctgtatcagtgTTCAGTAGATCAT ATCGAGGTCCTGGAATAGTTTCTACAAACTGCTGCACGAAGGTGTCCCGAAAGCCAATTCCATTTCTGATTACACACTATAGGATGCAGCCACTGTTGGCCCCCTGTGTCGAAGCCATCAT ATTTTACACAGTAGAGAAAGGACCTCTGTGCGCTGATCCAAAAGCACGCTGGGTATCAAGAAAGATTAAAGAGACTAA TGGCAGGATGCAGAGTAACAGCTCTCAATGA